A part of Saliniradius amylolyticus genomic DNA contains:
- the zipA gene encoding cell division protein ZipA, whose amino-acid sequence MEELRLTFLVFGALAIAGILAHGLWTVRKQRRKDDKPGGQIEHKQSEQQEENSDSDFQSSSYEQELDELGLGPVRVVSREARQEPEFKPVEEPSESDAVHNDEPDMPEPPAFMLKDTPKTQSRESAPDASESQQQETVSESRSAPEVSDKTEHQTPTTDKPEITEQDTGPKFESGDQFEAPEQHKPAAAVKPERKEPTFGDLPTSVAEPEPKFEAQQPESEPETVASEPEPEQKKAPSLAERARQGFSRSASKNRKRRTPKVKEDQITMDFDDQPKEEPKVAESKPAEDVPPEEQEVLVLNVKTPDGKPITGDALLPALLTLGFKFGDQDIFHRHVNSNGKGPVLFSLANMFKPGVFDIDNMEHFTTQGVSLFMILPIDGDPHQVFNMMHNAARKLADEFGAQVLDGRRSALTKQSVQQYVEKIREFERRRMIRRNR is encoded by the coding sequence ATGGAAGAACTACGTCTGACATTTTTAGTTTTCGGGGCGCTGGCAATAGCCGGGATTTTGGCCCATGGCTTATGGACGGTGCGAAAGCAGCGTCGTAAAGACGACAAGCCTGGCGGCCAAATTGAGCACAAGCAGAGCGAGCAGCAAGAAGAGAACAGCGACTCGGATTTCCAATCGTCGTCTTATGAGCAAGAACTGGACGAACTGGGGCTGGGGCCGGTGCGGGTGGTCAGCCGTGAAGCGCGTCAGGAGCCGGAATTCAAACCGGTTGAAGAACCATCGGAGTCCGATGCAGTCCACAATGACGAGCCGGATATGCCGGAACCTCCGGCCTTTATGCTTAAAGACACGCCAAAAACACAAAGCCGTGAATCCGCGCCGGACGCAAGTGAATCTCAGCAACAGGAGACGGTATCAGAGTCTCGGTCAGCACCAGAGGTGTCGGATAAGACGGAGCACCAGACGCCCACGACTGACAAACCAGAAATTACAGAGCAAGACACCGGACCTAAGTTCGAGTCGGGCGACCAGTTTGAAGCGCCAGAGCAACACAAGCCCGCCGCGGCAGTGAAGCCGGAGCGTAAAGAGCCCACATTCGGAGATCTGCCCACATCGGTAGCCGAGCCAGAGCCTAAATTTGAGGCGCAACAGCCTGAGTCTGAGCCGGAGACTGTCGCCAGTGAGCCTGAGCCCGAGCAAAAGAAAGCCCCCAGCCTGGCTGAGCGTGCGCGTCAGGGGTTCAGTCGCTCTGCCTCCAAAAATCGTAAGCGTCGCACGCCCAAGGTCAAAGAAGACCAGATCACTATGGACTTCGATGACCAGCCCAAAGAGGAGCCCAAGGTCGCTGAGTCCAAGCCTGCTGAGGATGTGCCGCCCGAAGAGCAGGAAGTACTGGTGCTGAATGTAAAAACTCCCGATGGTAAGCCCATTACCGGTGATGCTTTATTACCGGCGCTTTTGACTCTGGGTTTTAAGTTTGGTGATCAGGATATCTTCCACCGCCATGTAAACAGCAATGGCAAGGGACCGGTGTTGTTCAGCCTGGCCAATATGTTTAAGCCGGGCGTGTTTGATATCGATAACATGGAGCATTTCACTACGCAGGGCGTATCGCTGTTTATGATCCTGCCCATCGATGGTGACCCTCATCAGGTGTTTAATATGATGCACAATGCGGCTCGCAAACTGGCCGATGAGTTTGGGGCTCAGGTGCTGGATGGGCGACGCAGCGCCCTGACCAAGCAGAGTGTGCAGCAATATGTGGAGAAAATCCGCGAATTTGAACGTCGCCGTATGATCCGTCGTAATCGTTAA
- the smc gene encoding chromosome segregation protein SMC, which produces MRLKRIKLAGFKSFVDPTAIPFPDDMTAIVGPNGCGKSNVIDAVRWVLGESSAKNLRGDAMTDVIFNGSSARKPVSQCSVELVFDNSSGRIQGEYASYNELSVKRVVTRDAQSNYYLNSSKCRRRDVTDLFLGTGLGPRSYAIIEQGMISRLIESKPQELRVFIEEAAGISKYKERRRETENRIRHTRENLERLEDVLTELDQQLQKLQRQAAAAKRYKALKADERKYKTELAALRWLKYNKLMDELDQRMARQDTDIEQFIAQQRGDERGIIEHQQRQDDLKQRLDTLQNQMFKLGNEITRIEQTQLHSRQRKQQIEQELSRLAGELEQHQSALGEQQEQLEQCQWQLEEVGPEAELLNEQTEDVAERLASLEQQMAEKNAGWRAQEQAFYQQQQQLSGKQQQIQSQQTLISRARQRAEELQQQLGELDGGELEQQLTRLQAQHREAEQQHQKGQEEVNQALEHAEQAKAKLQQAHQQWQDCREQRQQSKARLTSLKTLQESAAEQGDAINDWLESQDEPVKQAWQMISAEPGWEKALETALSQWLATPVITQGQSPDIAGSRWLFAEGFTRNKPGGTLAAKVLSEQVPGWLTQIHCAESGEQAKQLLSELPAGQSVITAQGLWQGPDWQVQGVAEQNAGMLDRASEIRQLQGELANLEARETQLDEQVQHAQHSLEQAEEALAEKRHDHRQQELQAASLKQQTEHVQQQYQSLQDTHTRLEQQYQRQLDEIEQDQEQVSQLAEQVEELSLQLEEQQSTQQSVENEREQLQSQLIQLREQHNSLRSQAHDKAMQRQQLQNQYQNAEQGIHRHKEQLTQVQERQQALREELMELEMPIGEQGEELQLLLEQQGELEQQKGQLNESLAEVEQWLTDAQKDQQGVQDKIAQMKEQRQSLQLEYEGHRVRANSVLEQLQEMDQALKPVLENLDPEAEEDVWQQALDKTTAAVSRLGAVNLAAVEEYESQAERKAHLDTQQQDLNEALETLESAIRKIDRETRARFKETFEQVNEDLKMLFPKVFGGGAAYLDLTDDDLLETGVTIMARPPGKKNSTIHLLSGGEKALTALSLVFAIFRLNPAPFCLLDEVDAPLDDANVGRFCKLVSEMSKSVQFIYITHNKIAMEMATHLTGVTMAEPGVSRMVSVDVDEAVALAEL; this is translated from the coding sequence ATGCGGCTGAAACGAATCAAGCTGGCCGGGTTCAAGTCTTTTGTGGACCCTACAGCCATCCCCTTTCCGGACGACATGACCGCCATTGTCGGTCCGAACGGCTGTGGAAAGTCCAATGTGATCGATGCGGTGCGCTGGGTATTAGGAGAAAGCTCGGCCAAAAACCTGCGCGGCGATGCCATGACCGATGTGATTTTTAACGGATCTTCGGCGCGTAAGCCGGTCTCGCAGTGCAGTGTGGAGCTGGTGTTTGACAACTCCTCCGGCCGCATCCAGGGCGAATACGCCAGCTATAACGAGCTGTCGGTCAAGCGGGTGGTGACCCGCGATGCCCAGTCAAATTATTACCTGAACAGCAGTAAATGCCGCCGCCGGGATGTAACCGACCTCTTCTTGGGCACGGGCCTGGGTCCGCGCAGCTACGCCATTATCGAACAGGGCATGATCTCGCGCCTGATTGAGTCCAAGCCTCAGGAGCTTCGGGTGTTTATCGAAGAGGCGGCGGGCATCTCCAAATACAAGGAGCGCCGACGGGAGACGGAAAATCGCATCAGGCACACCCGCGAGAATCTGGAGCGACTGGAAGATGTACTCACCGAGTTGGATCAGCAGTTGCAAAAACTTCAGCGACAGGCCGCTGCGGCTAAGCGCTATAAGGCCCTTAAAGCCGATGAGCGTAAATACAAAACCGAACTGGCGGCGCTGCGCTGGCTGAAATACAACAAGCTGATGGACGAGCTGGACCAGCGCATGGCCAGGCAGGATACCGACATCGAACAGTTTATCGCTCAGCAGCGCGGTGACGAGCGCGGCATCATCGAGCATCAGCAGCGCCAGGACGATCTCAAACAACGACTGGATACGCTGCAAAATCAGATGTTTAAGCTGGGTAACGAGATTACCCGTATCGAGCAGACTCAGCTCCACAGCCGTCAGCGCAAGCAGCAAATAGAGCAGGAACTGTCCCGTCTGGCGGGCGAGTTGGAACAGCATCAGAGCGCCTTAGGCGAACAGCAGGAACAGCTGGAGCAATGCCAGTGGCAGCTCGAAGAGGTCGGTCCGGAAGCGGAGCTGCTTAACGAGCAGACCGAGGATGTGGCCGAGCGGTTGGCCTCGTTAGAGCAGCAGATGGCGGAGAAAAACGCCGGTTGGCGAGCACAGGAACAGGCGTTTTACCAACAGCAACAACAGCTCAGCGGCAAACAGCAGCAGATCCAGTCCCAGCAGACACTTATCAGCCGTGCCCGCCAGCGTGCCGAGGAATTACAGCAGCAACTCGGTGAACTGGATGGCGGTGAACTTGAGCAGCAATTAACACGTCTGCAAGCACAGCATAGAGAGGCTGAACAGCAGCATCAAAAAGGTCAGGAAGAGGTCAACCAGGCCCTAGAACACGCCGAGCAGGCCAAGGCTAAGCTACAGCAGGCCCATCAACAGTGGCAGGACTGCCGTGAGCAGCGTCAGCAGAGCAAGGCACGTCTGACCTCATTAAAGACGTTACAGGAATCGGCCGCCGAGCAGGGCGATGCCATCAATGACTGGCTTGAGAGTCAGGACGAGCCCGTTAAACAGGCCTGGCAGATGATCAGTGCCGAACCGGGCTGGGAAAAAGCTCTGGAAACGGCACTGTCTCAGTGGCTGGCCACTCCCGTGATCACACAGGGACAGAGCCCCGATATCGCCGGTAGCCGCTGGCTCTTTGCCGAAGGCTTTACCCGGAATAAGCCTGGCGGGACGTTGGCAGCGAAGGTGTTAAGCGAGCAGGTACCGGGTTGGCTGACCCAGATCCACTGTGCCGAGTCGGGCGAGCAGGCGAAACAACTTTTAAGCGAATTACCAGCGGGGCAAAGTGTCATTACCGCCCAAGGCTTGTGGCAGGGGCCGGACTGGCAGGTTCAGGGCGTGGCCGAGCAGAATGCCGGTATGCTCGACCGGGCCAGCGAGATTCGTCAGTTGCAGGGCGAACTGGCGAATTTAGAAGCTCGGGAAACACAATTGGACGAGCAGGTGCAGCACGCCCAACACAGCCTGGAGCAGGCCGAAGAGGCGCTGGCCGAAAAACGTCACGACCATCGCCAACAGGAATTACAGGCTGCGTCCCTTAAACAGCAGACCGAGCACGTGCAGCAACAGTATCAAAGTCTGCAAGACACCCACACTCGTTTGGAGCAGCAATACCAGCGTCAGCTTGATGAGATTGAGCAGGACCAGGAGCAGGTCTCTCAATTGGCAGAGCAAGTGGAAGAGCTGAGTTTACAACTGGAAGAGCAGCAATCCACTCAGCAGAGTGTAGAAAATGAACGTGAGCAACTGCAAAGCCAGCTAATTCAGCTCAGGGAACAACACAACAGCCTGCGCTCGCAGGCCCATGACAAGGCCATGCAGCGCCAGCAGCTGCAAAACCAGTATCAAAACGCCGAGCAGGGCATTCACCGGCATAAAGAACAACTGACTCAGGTGCAGGAGCGCCAGCAAGCGCTGCGCGAAGAGCTGATGGAGCTGGAAATGCCCATTGGCGAGCAGGGGGAAGAGTTGCAATTGTTGTTGGAGCAGCAGGGCGAACTGGAACAGCAAAAAGGCCAGCTCAATGAATCCCTGGCCGAGGTGGAACAGTGGTTGACCGACGCCCAGAAAGACCAACAAGGCGTACAGGATAAGATCGCGCAAATGAAAGAGCAGCGACAGAGCCTGCAGCTGGAATACGAAGGCCACCGGGTACGGGCCAATTCGGTTTTGGAGCAACTTCAGGAAATGGATCAGGCGTTAAAGCCGGTGCTGGAAAACCTTGACCCCGAGGCGGAAGAAGACGTCTGGCAACAGGCGCTGGATAAGACCACCGCGGCGGTCTCCCGCCTGGGCGCGGTAAACCTGGCCGCTGTGGAAGAATATGAGTCTCAGGCAGAGCGTAAGGCGCATCTGGATACTCAGCAGCAGGATCTGAACGAGGCGCTGGAAACTCTGGAGTCGGCCATTCGTAAGATCGACCGGGAAACCCGAGCCCGCTTTAAGGAGACCTTCGAGCAGGTCAATGAAGACCTGAAAATGCTGTTCCCCAAGGTGTTCGGCGGCGGTGCGGCCTATCTGGACCTCACCGATGATGACTTGTTAGAAACCGGTGTTACCATCATGGCGAGACCACCGGGCAAGAAAAATAGCACTATTCACCTTCTCAGTGGTGGAGAAAAAGCCCTGACCGCTTTATCATTGGTGTTTGCAATTTTCCGACTCAATCCAGCGCCGTTTTGCTTGCTGGATGAAGTGGATGCACCGCTGGATGACGCCAACGTGGGGCGCTTTTGTAAGCTGGTCTCCGAGATGTCCAAGAGTGTGCAATTTATTTATATCACCCATAACAAGATTGCGATGGAGATGGCGACTCATCTTACTGGCGTCACCATGGCCGAGCCCGGTGTGTCTCGGATGGTGTCAGTGGATGTGGATGAAGCCGTGGCCCTCGCCGAATTATAA
- the cysZ gene encoding sulfate transporter CysZ — MQTQPKSGPAYFMQGFDLIFTKGLKRFVFIPLMVNLLLFSVAFYYLFQQIDPAINWVLGFIPGFLSWLRDALIYILWPLAVLMILVTFSYLFTTIANFIAAPFNGMLAEKVEKKLSGRTLNDEGLVGLMKDVPRTVGREWTKLVYYIPRAIGFLILWFLLPVVGQIIWFIFTAWMMAIQYLDYPFDNHKVTFREMRNQLSRRKGKSIGFGATVALFSMIPIVNFLVMPVAVCGATAMWVDEIRKDTL, encoded by the coding sequence ATGCAGACACAGCCCAAGAGCGGCCCCGCCTACTTTATGCAAGGCTTTGACTTGATCTTCACCAAGGGTCTCAAGCGATTTGTGTTTATCCCGTTGATGGTCAACCTGCTGCTGTTTTCGGTGGCCTTTTATTATCTGTTCCAGCAAATTGACCCGGCCATTAACTGGGTACTGGGCTTTATTCCCGGCTTTTTAAGCTGGTTGCGCGATGCGCTGATCTACATTCTCTGGCCGCTGGCAGTACTGATGATACTGGTGACTTTCTCCTACCTGTTTACCACCATCGCCAACTTTATTGCCGCGCCCTTTAACGGCATGTTGGCCGAGAAGGTGGAAAAAAAACTTAGCGGCCGCACTCTGAACGACGAAGGGCTAGTGGGCCTGATGAAAGATGTGCCGCGCACTGTGGGACGCGAGTGGACTAAGCTCGTGTACTACATTCCCCGCGCTATTGGCTTTCTGATCCTGTGGTTTTTACTGCCGGTGGTGGGCCAAATCATCTGGTTTATCTTTACGGCGTGGATGATGGCCATTCAGTATCTGGACTATCCGTTCGATAACCACAAGGTGACCTTTCGCGAGATGCGCAACCAGCTCAGCCGCCGCAAGGGTAAATCCATCGGCTTTGGTGCCACCGTTGCGCTGTTTTCCATGATTCCCATCGTCAACTTCCTGGTGATGCCGGTGGCGGTCTGCGGTGCCACTGCCATGTGGGTGGATGAGATTCGTAAAGATACCCTCTGA